The following is a genomic window from Variovorax paradoxus.
CGGATCGACACAAGCAAGCGGACGTGGTTAATCGCATCCAGCTGTGCCGGCGTAGCGGGAGGCGTGGCCACCGCGATTCCCTTCGTAAGTACTTTCCAGCCCTCCGAAAAGGCCAAGGCCGCAGGCGCTGCGGTCGAGGTGGATATCGCAGGCCTCAAGGTCGGCGAGAAGATCACCGTCGAATGGCGAGGCAAGCCGGTTTGGATCCTCAAGCGTTCGAACGAGCAGGTCGCCGAGCTGGCCAAGCTCGACGGGCAGCTGGCCGATCCGCTCTCCAAGCGGCATCCCGACGAGTTCACCCCCGAATACGCGCAAAACCAGCACCGCTCCATCAAGCCGGACGTGCTGGTGGTCGTGGGTATCTGCACCCACCTCGGCTGCTCGCCCGTCGACCGCCTCCAGGCCGGACCGCAGCCTTCGCTCCCGAACGACTGGGAAGGCGGCTTCCTGTGCCCTTGCCACGGCTCCACCTTCGACCTGGCCGGCCGCGTCTTCAAGAACAAGCCTGCGCCTGACAACCTGCCTGTGCCCCCGCACATGTACCTGTCGGAAACCAAGTTGCTCATCGGCGAAGACAAGAAGGCCTGAGGCAGAAGAAGAACATGGCTGAATTCCACGAAATTTCCCCCAATGCGCCTGCCGGCGAGAAGCTGCTCAACTGGGTTGACAACCGCTTCCCCCTGACCAAGCTCTGGAACGACCAGTGGGGCAAGTACTACGCGCCGAAGAACTTCAACTTCTGGTACATCTTCGGCTCGCTCGCGATGCTGGTCCTCGTGATCCAGATCGTGACCGGCATCTTCCTGGTGATGCACTACAAGCCCGACGCTAACCAGGCGTTCGCGTCGGTCGAGTACATCATGCGCGACGTGCCCTGGGGCTGGCTCATCCGCTACATCCACTCGACGGGCGCCTCGGCGTTCTTCATCGTGGTGTACCTGCACATGTTCCGCGGCCTCATGTATGGCAGCTACCGCAAGCCGCGCGAGCTGATCTGGGTTTTCGGCTGCGCGATCTTCCTGTGCCTGATGGCCGAAGCCTTCATGGGCTATCTTCTGCCGTGGGGCCAGATGTCGTACTGGGGCGCCCAGGTGATCGTGAACCTGTTCGCCGCCATCCCGTTCATCGGCCCCGACCTTGCGTTGCTGATTCGCGGCGACTACGTGGTGAGCGATGCAACGCTCAATCGCTTCTTCAGCTTCCACGTCATTGCCGTGCCGCTGGTGCTGCTCGGCCTCGTGGTGGCCCACCTGATCGCTCTGCACGAAGTGGGTTCCAACAACCCCGACGGCATCGAGATCAAGGCCAACCGTGGCCCCGATGGCCATCCGCTCGACGGCATCCCGTCGCACCCGTACTACACGGTGCACGACATCTTCGGCGTGGTGGTGTTCCTCACGATCTTCTCGGCGGTGATCTTCTTCGCGCCCGAAGCAGGTGGGTACTTCCTCGAGTACAACAACTTCATTCCGGCCGATTCGCTCAAGACGCCCAACCACATTGCGCCGGTCTGGTACTTCACGCCGTTCTACTCGATGCTGCGTGCAACCACCGACGACATGGTCAACGTGTTCGCGCTGATCATCGGCCTTGCCGCCGTCCTGAACTTCATCAAGGGCAAGTCGGGCACCGGGCTGAAAATCGCGGCTGTCGTCGCCGCGGCCGTGGTCATCTTCCTGCTCAAGGCCTTCGACGCCAAGTTCTGGGGCGTGGTCGTGATGGGCGGCTCGGTCATCATCCTGTTCTTCCTGCCCTGGCTGGACAAGAGCGAAGTCAAGTCGATCCGCTATCGTCCCAGCTGGCACAAGTACGTGTATGGCGTCTTCGTGTTCTT
Proteins encoded in this region:
- the petA gene encoding ubiquinol-cytochrome c reductase iron-sulfur subunit, translating into MSDMTSGSPRIDTSKRTWLIASSCAGVAGGVATAIPFVSTFQPSEKAKAAGAAVEVDIAGLKVGEKITVEWRGKPVWILKRSNEQVAELAKLDGQLADPLSKRHPDEFTPEYAQNQHRSIKPDVLVVVGICTHLGCSPVDRLQAGPQPSLPNDWEGGFLCPCHGSTFDLAGRVFKNKPAPDNLPVPPHMYLSETKLLIGEDKKA
- a CDS encoding cytochrome b, translating into MAEFHEISPNAPAGEKLLNWVDNRFPLTKLWNDQWGKYYAPKNFNFWYIFGSLAMLVLVIQIVTGIFLVMHYKPDANQAFASVEYIMRDVPWGWLIRYIHSTGASAFFIVVYLHMFRGLMYGSYRKPRELIWVFGCAIFLCLMAEAFMGYLLPWGQMSYWGAQVIVNLFAAIPFIGPDLALLIRGDYVVSDATLNRFFSFHVIAVPLVLLGLVVAHLIALHEVGSNNPDGIEIKANRGPDGHPLDGIPSHPYYTVHDIFGVVVFLTIFSAVIFFAPEAGGYFLEYNNFIPADSLKTPNHIAPVWYFTPFYSMLRATTDDMVNVFALIIGLAAVLNFIKGKSGTGLKIAAVVAAAVVIFLLKAFDAKFWGVVVMGGSVIILFFLPWLDKSEVKSIRYRPSWHKYVYGVFVFFFLILGYLGIQAPGVWGNLVIGSFALDIAQTISQIGTLFYFGFFLLMPWWSSKGEFKPVPDRVTFAAH